One window from the genome of Leptospira johnsonii encodes:
- a CDS encoding ABC transporter ATP-binding protein, whose translation MLSISGLNKSYTVADQTFNVLKDVSFQVKSGEFVAVIGPSGSGKSTLLAVSAGLDKADSGTVLLDGISLFEKSEDELAKIRGERIGFVFQNFQLIKTLNALENVSLPLALTTNLSEKVIHEKAMYWLEKVGIAHRAHNFPSQLSGGEEQRVAIARSFIHEPKLLFADEPTANLDKKNGENIMSLLKQLNRDRKSTLLVVTHDPKVASMADRILEMRDGVILNGAKPNTGVKKTVSRKKK comes from the coding sequence TTGTTATCTATATCAGGCTTAAACAAGTCTTACACGGTTGCAGACCAAACATTTAACGTATTAAAAGATGTTTCATTCCAGGTAAAGTCCGGAGAATTCGTTGCTGTGATCGGCCCTTCCGGTTCAGGTAAGTCCACACTACTCGCAGTTTCAGCAGGATTAGATAAAGCTGATTCAGGAACAGTACTTTTGGACGGAATATCTCTCTTTGAAAAGTCCGAAGACGAATTAGCGAAGATCAGAGGAGAACGAATTGGCTTTGTATTTCAAAATTTTCAACTCATCAAGACGTTAAACGCTTTAGAAAACGTTTCTCTTCCTCTTGCTTTGACAACAAACCTTTCGGAAAAAGTGATACATGAAAAAGCTATGTATTGGTTGGAGAAGGTCGGCATCGCCCACAGAGCACATAACTTCCCAAGCCAACTTTCAGGTGGAGAAGAACAAAGAGTGGCGATCGCTCGTTCTTTTATACATGAACCTAAACTTCTTTTTGCAGACGAACCTACTGCAAACTTAGATAAGAAGAATGGTGAGAATATCATGTCTCTTCTAAAACAACTCAACAGGGATCGTAAATCCACTTTGTTAGTTGTTACACATGATCCTAAGGTAGCATCGATGGCGGATAGGATCTTAGAAATGAGAGATGGAGTGATCTTAAACGGAGCAAAGCCCAATACTGGCGTTAAGAAGACCGTATCCAGGAAGAAAAAATGA
- a CDS encoding helix-turn-helix domain-containing protein: MGSELFYNQEVQRLDRKLYPRKEIINRIIRSKQFMDQNFHIKLDLDSVVGKTFLSKFHYIRLFKSCYGVTPHQYLISVRLRNAKELLLQDNSVSEVCVGVGFESPSSFAGLFKKFTGLSPSSFQSKYKKAIFEK; encoded by the coding sequence ATGGGATCAGAACTTTTTTACAATCAGGAAGTTCAAAGATTAGATCGAAAATTATATCCTAGAAAAGAGATCATCAACAGGATAATCCGATCCAAACAATTTATGGATCAGAACTTTCATATTAAATTAGATCTGGATTCCGTTGTAGGAAAAACATTTCTCTCTAAGTTCCATTATATCCGATTGTTTAAATCCTGTTATGGAGTGACACCTCACCAATATTTAATCTCTGTACGATTGAGGAATGCAAAAGAATTACTTTTGCAAGATAACTCTGTTTCAGAAGTTTGTGTTGGAGTAGGTTTTGAAAGTCCTAGTTCTTTTGCCGGATTATTCAAAAAATTCACCGGTTTGAGTCCTTCTTCCTTTCAATCCAAATATAAAAAAGCAATTTTCGAGAAGTAA
- a CDS encoding VOC family protein: MKLTVMSVMVDDQEKALKFYTQVLGFEKKTDIPMGEGRWLTLVSPEQRDGVELLLEPMGFAPAKPFQKALKDAGIPWTSFGVDDVDKEYERLNKLGVEFTMKPTPMGPVKLAVLNDTCGNLIQIAQFI, translated from the coding sequence ATGAAATTAACTGTAATGAGCGTGATGGTAGACGACCAAGAAAAGGCTCTTAAATTTTACACACAAGTTTTGGGATTCGAAAAGAAAACAGATATTCCAATGGGAGAAGGAAGATGGTTAACTCTTGTTTCTCCGGAGCAAAGAGATGGAGTAGAATTATTATTGGAGCCAATGGGTTTTGCGCCGGCTAAACCGTTCCAAAAAGCTCTAAAGGATGCAGGAATTCCTTGGACTTCTTTCGGTGTAGACGATGTGGATAAGGAATACGAAAGGCTCAATAAACTAGGAGTAGAGTTCACAATGAAGCCAACACCGATGGGACCAGTAAAACTAGCGGTATTGAACGATACTTGTGGGAATTTGATCCAAATCGCGCAATTTATTTGA
- a CDS encoding ABC transporter permease, translated as MNIRFFLRVMFREIFSKKTSSLQIILAITIGTGAVLAVHSYRDQFTTSIIKEAKNIMGSDLVVTSPSPLTSEQTAFLSKELPKGSKLSQLVQFPSMLRNPNSQDSSLSLIKAIEGDYPYFGELETEPKGLFRKLKPGEILLESGLIKNLKLKIGSKVQLGESNFILRGSILKEPGMAGNFLSMAPSSIIRKGSLAETGLEQRGSRISYQVPILLPNGTDANVFKKSKFSEFAKNDLILYESTEANSGSQKFLTNTLDFFSLLALCAFFLGGISILLTSRAVVRAKSNTFAVYKCLGAGPNLVLGLVLSELLILSTIGAFLGFLFGSFLQTQIPNMADKEFLFEPKLIPDLKAFFWAFVLAWVVPLVSTWESLSTTRNLSPIYALKSDFANELSSVPKLKLKQSVSFIAVFGLFFLLAWWETGDWIKGLILCATLLFLPVVVYLGILGIRFAIRFLLQRSEFSASVRMALRKLDRPRTGLSWVSVGLGSSVFVLLLSIFLSDSLLEYSGAKDKERRPNMFVLDIRPEQLESFQQTAEKYKVEKLLTAPVIGARLTHVNGELVKKEDMELSALRRDWRSTARTREYFLSYRENLYPTEKVTDGDFWRKGEEDQISVEKEFSKNLKVDLGDKLSFSIGGVEVTGTIRNFRTVNWSDMRPNFVVLFSKGILEKAPKFYLSSFLLESSDSRYSLQKELSNEFPNLTIVDTEKAVQSFVGILEKMSFAIRWMTGLIVLSSLLLILSSLELSRKERLEETSLLRIIGGTKTFLRKYFLAESLLLANISFMLAFFLVWGVSSYMSEIIFEIQASVPWLEIGIFYISLNFAVVGMYFAALRNEWRRSPTLYLKEV; from the coding sequence ATGAATATTAGATTCTTTCTAAGGGTAATGTTCCGGGAGATTTTCTCTAAAAAGACTTCTTCCTTACAGATCATTCTAGCAATCACTATTGGAACCGGTGCTGTTCTTGCTGTTCATTCCTATAGGGATCAATTTACGACTTCTATCATCAAAGAGGCCAAAAACATCATGGGTTCGGATCTGGTGGTTACCAGTCCTTCTCCTTTAACTTCTGAACAAACAGCGTTTCTTTCCAAGGAATTGCCAAAAGGAAGCAAATTATCCCAATTAGTGCAGTTCCCTTCTATGCTTCGAAACCCGAATTCTCAAGATTCCAGCTTATCTTTGATCAAGGCAATCGAAGGAGATTATCCTTATTTTGGAGAGTTAGAAACGGAACCAAAAGGTCTTTTTCGCAAATTAAAACCGGGAGAAATACTCTTAGAAAGCGGGCTGATCAAAAATCTAAAACTTAAGATCGGTTCCAAGGTTCAATTGGGAGAAAGTAACTTCATTTTAAGGGGAAGTATCTTAAAAGAACCTGGAATGGCGGGAAATTTTCTCTCGATGGCTCCAAGCTCGATCATTCGAAAAGGATCTTTGGCAGAAACAGGGTTAGAACAAAGAGGTTCTAGGATCAGTTACCAGGTGCCTATCCTTCTTCCTAACGGAACGGATGCAAACGTATTCAAAAAAAGTAAATTTTCCGAATTTGCTAAGAACGATCTGATCTTATACGAGAGCACAGAAGCGAATTCAGGGTCCCAAAAATTCCTTACAAACACATTGGATTTCTTTTCCTTATTGGCATTATGTGCATTCTTTTTGGGAGGGATCTCCATTCTTCTCACAAGCAGAGCAGTTGTTAGAGCAAAATCGAATACATTTGCCGTTTATAAATGTTTAGGAGCAGGACCGAACCTTGTTTTAGGTCTTGTACTTTCTGAACTTCTAATATTGTCCACGATTGGGGCGTTTTTAGGATTTTTATTCGGAAGCTTTTTACAAACGCAGATCCCGAATATGGCGGATAAGGAATTCCTTTTCGAACCTAAACTCATCCCGGATTTAAAAGCATTTTTCTGGGCATTCGTATTGGCTTGGGTAGTTCCATTAGTTTCTACTTGGGAAAGTCTTTCCACAACTCGAAATTTAAGTCCGATCTACGCTCTTAAATCTGACTTTGCAAATGAACTTTCTTCTGTTCCTAAGCTGAAATTAAAACAATCGGTCTCATTTATCGCAGTATTCGGATTATTCTTCCTGCTAGCTTGGTGGGAAACTGGAGATTGGATCAAAGGGTTGATCCTTTGCGCTACATTACTGTTCTTACCTGTGGTTGTGTATCTTGGAATTTTAGGAATTCGTTTTGCGATCAGATTTCTATTACAAAGATCCGAATTCTCCGCAAGTGTAAGAATGGCATTACGAAAACTAGATAGACCTAGAACGGGACTTTCTTGGGTTTCTGTTGGACTCGGCTCTTCCGTTTTCGTTCTATTGCTCAGTATATTTTTAAGCGATAGCTTATTGGAATACAGTGGAGCGAAGGACAAGGAAAGAAGACCGAATATGTTCGTGTTGGATATACGACCGGAACAACTGGAAAGTTTCCAGCAAACCGCAGAGAAGTATAAGGTAGAAAAACTCTTAACTGCGCCCGTAATCGGAGCAAGACTCACCCACGTGAACGGTGAACTTGTTAAAAAAGAAGATATGGAACTTTCCGCTCTCAGAAGAGATTGGAGATCCACTGCAAGGACCAGAGAATACTTCCTATCTTATAGAGAGAATTTATATCCTACCGAAAAAGTCACAGACGGAGACTTTTGGAGAAAGGGAGAAGAGGATCAAATCTCCGTCGAAAAGGAATTTTCTAAAAACTTAAAAGTGGATTTAGGAGATAAACTTTCTTTCTCCATAGGCGGGGTAGAAGTCACCGGGACCATCCGAAATTTCAGGACGGTCAACTGGTCGGACATGAGACCGAACTTCGTGGTCCTATTTTCTAAAGGGATCTTGGAAAAGGCTCCTAAGTTTTACCTAAGCTCGTTTTTACTGGAATCTTCCGACTCCAGATATTCTCTCCAAAAAGAATTATCGAATGAATTTCCGAATCTTACTATCGTAGATACCGAGAAGGCAGTTCAATCCTTTGTCGGGATCTTAGAAAAGATGTCCTTTGCGATCCGTTGGATGACGGGGCTGATCGTTTTATCTTCTCTGTTATTGATCCTTTCTTCTTTGGAATTGAGTAGAAAGGAAAGATTAGAAGAGACTTCTCTTCTCAGGATCATCGGTGGGACAAAGACCTTCTTACGAAAATATTTTTTGGCGGAGTCTTTGCTCTTAGCCAATATATCTTTCATGCTTGCGTTCTTTCTAGTTTGGGGAGTTTCTTCTTATATGTCGGAGATCATATTCGAGATACAAGCCAGCGTTCCTTGGTTAGAGATAGGTATCTTTTATATTTCTCTGAACTTTGCAGTTGTTGGAATGTATTTCGCTGCCTTAAGGAACGAATGGAGAAGAAGCCCTACTCTGTATCTAAAGGAAGTTTAA
- a CDS encoding LIC10486 family protein — protein sequence MEQNPQTSKLQEQANQMNLALESVHTEEQAIELIQGKIKDAYLLKLRIDVENKAGVVLGLLSRYKNEFLELYSLFSNSSMIRKIRTFEDFGQISHDIAEAARQEAPDPGLSDQVGRILHTKLTKQILEQYYPMWDRNDTAALVNMLENQIKSSMKINMIRVQADVEYVSSLKCRGKSFFTGIIQSIPKPPEESADGAAPVENLDPEKAAVMRQIETIRKSFGRVVQAKTILSPVNGIDFDDLNEGDKILLQLPSVSPEEKALAKTLGAMDKDGNVKPVVGSFVAIASGKNEYHIFAKGPAGVLLQAFEERPVRLARPKTAANAPRPAGMGAKQSEGSNTLNYVILVGVVLLVGLLAFILLK from the coding sequence ATGGAACAGAATCCTCAGACAAGTAAACTCCAAGAACAGGCAAACCAAATGAACCTTGCCTTGGAATCCGTTCATACCGAAGAACAAGCAATAGAACTTATCCAAGGAAAAATCAAAGACGCCTATCTTTTAAAATTAAGGATCGATGTTGAGAACAAGGCAGGCGTAGTTTTAGGATTATTATCCAGATATAAAAACGAATTTCTGGAATTGTATTCCTTATTCTCCAATTCTTCCATGATCCGAAAGATCAGGACATTCGAAGATTTCGGTCAAATCTCGCACGACATCGCAGAAGCTGCTAGACAAGAAGCTCCAGATCCAGGTTTGTCCGACCAGGTAGGAAGAATTCTTCATACTAAATTAACAAAACAAATATTAGAACAATATTATCCAATGTGGGATCGCAATGATACTGCGGCTCTGGTCAACATGCTCGAGAACCAGATCAAAAGTAGTATGAAGATCAATATGATCCGTGTTCAGGCGGATGTAGAATATGTATCCAGTTTGAAATGTAGAGGCAAAAGTTTTTTTACAGGTATCATCCAATCCATTCCTAAACCTCCCGAAGAATCTGCAGACGGAGCTGCCCCTGTGGAAAATTTAGATCCGGAAAAAGCTGCAGTAATGCGTCAGATCGAAACCATTCGAAAAAGTTTCGGAAGAGTGGTTCAAGCAAAGACGATCCTTTCTCCAGTAAACGGAATTGATTTCGACGATCTGAACGAAGGTGACAAGATCTTATTACAACTTCCTTCTGTTTCTCCTGAAGAGAAGGCATTAGCCAAAACTCTGGGAGCTATGGACAAGGATGGGAACGTAAAACCTGTGGTAGGATCTTTCGTAGCGATCGCTTCCGGCAAAAACGAATATCATATATTTGCAAAAGGTCCTGCGGGAGTTCTCTTACAAGCATTCGAAGAACGACCTGTTCGTTTAGCGAGACCTAAAACCGCGGCGAATGCTCCTCGTCCTGCCGGAATGGGCGCAAAACAATCCGAAGGTAGCAATACTCTTAACTATGTAATCTTGGTGGGAGTCGTACTGTTAGTTGGATTGCTTGCGTTTATTCTTCTCAAATAA
- the leuS gene encoding leucine--tRNA ligase, whose amino-acid sequence MDYPFRKIESKWQDYWEKNSSFRTDLRSSKPKFYCLDMFPYPSGAGLHVGHPEGYTATDIISRYKRMKGFEVLHPMGWDAFGLPAERYAMQTGIHPAITTKQNVDNFRRQIKLIGLSYDWDREISTTDPKYYKFTQWIFLKLYDSWYDFKASKAKPISELVQKLESKGSEGFEDLETFSAKEWKEFSNEKKETILSGFRLVYQAEIPVNWCPGLGTVLANEEVEEWVGKGYEVVRKPMRQYMMRITAYAERLLEDLSLVTWPGSTLEMQKNWIGKSEGLELIFPFDPSSPQNGIKVYTTRPDTVFGVSYMVLAPEHPLVDSITSKEQWEKVQEYKKISALKSDLDRTELSKEKSGVFTGAYVVHPADPSKKIPVWIGDYVLYGYGTGAIMAVPAHDQRDYEFAKAFGLDILPVIEGDLSQGAFDSKESVCINSSSSEVSINGLKYKEAFSKISDWAEKKGIGRRKTQFKLRDWLFARQRYWGEPIPLVHYPSGVTKPIPESELPLELPNLSEFKPSGTGESPLALAGDWLKYKDPETGEIGTRETNTMPQWAGSCWYYLRYIDPENPDKFVDPNLEKAWMPVDLYVGGAEHAVLHLLYSRFWHKVLFDLGYVTTPEPFKKLVHQGLILGEDKRKMSKSLGNVINPDEVVTNFGADSLRLFEMFMGPFEMVKPWSTRGVEGVFRFLNRVWRLYHSGAEESFRLEDIEPNEDELKVLHRTIKKVDDDINNFSFNTAISQLMIFVNELTPSSRRSRKILEPFIVLIAPFAPHLAEELWSLAGKSDSLTYQSFPGYEEKYLTDDEIMIVVQVNGKLRAEFKAAKEIAGEEAIQIAKSLDKVQVFLDGKQIRKEIYVPGKLVNLVVG is encoded by the coding sequence ATGGACTATCCGTTTCGGAAAATTGAATCAAAATGGCAAGATTATTGGGAAAAGAATTCTTCCTTTCGAACGGATCTGCGCTCTTCTAAACCAAAGTTCTATTGTTTAGATATGTTCCCTTATCCCTCAGGTGCGGGATTGCACGTCGGTCACCCTGAAGGTTATACCGCTACAGACATTATTTCTCGTTACAAGAGAATGAAGGGTTTTGAAGTCTTGCATCCAATGGGTTGGGATGCGTTCGGTCTTCCTGCAGAAAGATACGCAATGCAGACTGGCATCCATCCTGCGATCACTACAAAGCAGAATGTGGACAATTTCAGAAGACAGATCAAATTGATCGGTCTTTCTTATGATTGGGATAGGGAGATTTCCACCACAGACCCGAAATACTACAAATTTACCCAATGGATCTTCTTGAAATTATACGATTCCTGGTATGATTTCAAGGCTTCTAAAGCAAAACCAATCTCAGAATTGGTCCAAAAGCTCGAATCCAAGGGCTCAGAAGGATTTGAGGACCTTGAAACCTTCTCCGCAAAAGAATGGAAAGAATTTTCTAATGAAAAGAAAGAAACCATTCTCTCAGGATTTCGCTTAGTATATCAGGCTGAGATCCCAGTAAACTGGTGCCCAGGCCTCGGAACAGTTCTCGCTAACGAAGAAGTAGAAGAATGGGTCGGAAAAGGTTACGAAGTAGTTCGCAAACCGATGAGACAGTACATGATGCGTATCACTGCATACGCTGAAAGATTGTTAGAGGATTTATCTTTAGTAACTTGGCCAGGTTCTACTCTTGAAATGCAGAAGAACTGGATCGGAAAGAGTGAAGGTTTGGAACTTATATTTCCTTTTGATCCTTCTTCTCCGCAAAACGGGATCAAAGTGTATACAACTCGTCCTGATACAGTATTTGGGGTAAGTTATATGGTGCTTGCTCCGGAACATCCTTTAGTGGATTCAATTACTTCCAAAGAACAATGGGAGAAGGTGCAGGAGTACAAAAAGATTTCCGCTTTAAAGAGTGATCTGGATAGAACGGAACTTTCCAAAGAGAAGTCCGGTGTGTTCACTGGTGCTTATGTTGTCCATCCAGCGGATCCTTCTAAAAAAATCCCAGTGTGGATTGGTGATTACGTTCTATATGGTTACGGAACAGGCGCAATCATGGCGGTGCCAGCTCATGACCAAAGAGACTATGAGTTTGCAAAAGCTTTCGGGTTGGATATCCTACCTGTGATTGAAGGAGATCTTTCTCAAGGAGCTTTCGATTCTAAAGAATCAGTTTGTATCAATTCTTCTTCTTCCGAAGTTTCTATTAATGGTCTGAAATATAAAGAAGCGTTCTCTAAAATTTCTGATTGGGCGGAGAAGAAAGGAATCGGCAGAAGAAAGACCCAATTCAAACTTAGAGACTGGTTGTTCGCTCGCCAAAGATACTGGGGAGAGCCTATTCCTTTGGTTCATTATCCTTCCGGGGTCACAAAGCCGATCCCTGAGTCGGAACTTCCATTAGAACTTCCTAATTTATCTGAGTTTAAACCCTCCGGGACCGGAGAATCCCCGCTTGCGTTAGCAGGAGACTGGTTGAAATACAAAGATCCTGAAACAGGCGAGATCGGGACCAGAGAAACAAATACGATGCCACAATGGGCAGGTTCTTGTTGGTATTATCTACGTTATATTGATCCCGAAAATCCGGACAAGTTTGTTGATCCAAATTTGGAAAAAGCTTGGATGCCGGTGGATCTATACGTTGGCGGGGCGGAACATGCGGTCCTTCACTTACTCTATTCTCGCTTTTGGCATAAGGTATTATTCGATCTAGGTTATGTAACCACTCCTGAACCTTTCAAAAAATTGGTTCACCAAGGTCTGATCTTGGGCGAAGACAAAAGAAAAATGTCCAAGTCATTAGGAAACGTGATCAATCCGGACGAGGTGGTTACGAATTTCGGAGCGGATAGTTTACGTCTTTTTGAAATGTTCATGGGACCATTCGAAATGGTAAAACCTTGGAGCACCAGGGGTGTAGAAGGTGTTTTCCGTTTCTTGAATCGTGTCTGGAGATTATATCATTCGGGTGCAGAAGAATCTTTCCGTTTGGAAGATATCGAACCGAACGAGGACGAATTAAAGGTACTTCATAGAACCATCAAGAAAGTGGACGATGATATCAATAATTTCTCATTCAACACTGCTATCTCTCAGTTGATGATCTTTGTGAACGAGTTAACTCCAAGCTCTCGTAGATCTCGTAAGATCCTGGAACCTTTCATAGTATTGATCGCTCCATTTGCTCCTCACTTGGCGGAAGAACTTTGGTCCTTAGCAGGAAAGTCTGATTCTTTAACCTACCAAAGTTTTCCAGGTTATGAGGAGAAATACCTCACTGACGACGAGATAATGATCGTAGTCCAGGTAAACGGAAAGTTAAGAGCGGAATTCAAGGCAGCAAAAGAGATCGCAGGAGAAGAAGCGATCCAAATCGCAAAATCTTTGGACAAGGTGCAGGTTTTCTTGGATGGAAAACAGATCCGAAAAGAGATCTATGTTCCTGGAAAATTGGTAAACCTAGTAGTCGGATAA
- a CDS encoding SPFH domain-containing protein: MALIDVIKYEGKPGEIVWKFPRNDISTFGQLVVNESQEAIFFKEGKALDIFGPGTHTLKTGNVPILEKLVNLPFGGQTPFTAEVVYINKALIQLKWGTPAPIQVEDPKYTITLGVRANGAYNIKIVDSKAFAVGVVGARGAYSQDEVDNFLRPMIVTRLSDFLAEVVLKSGEPITRLNQHLEEASSAGKTKIQPDFSKYGIEVLDFFVQSINFDQNDPNFQKIQKVLTEKFEIDALGGMYQQKRMLDIGEAAAKNEGGNAGEGMSAGMGLGMGMNMGNMMAGMMGQNNAGGNSNQNDAASRLTKLKGMLDQGLISQEEFDAKKKDILNSI, encoded by the coding sequence ATGGCATTAATAGACGTAATAAAATACGAAGGGAAACCGGGAGAGATTGTATGGAAATTTCCCCGTAACGATATCAGTACCTTCGGTCAATTGGTAGTGAACGAAAGCCAAGAAGCCATCTTCTTTAAAGAAGGTAAGGCTCTGGATATTTTCGGACCTGGAACTCATACTTTAAAAACAGGGAACGTTCCTATTTTAGAAAAATTAGTGAACCTTCCTTTCGGAGGACAAACTCCTTTTACTGCGGAAGTAGTTTATATCAATAAGGCTCTCATCCAATTAAAATGGGGAACTCCAGCACCTATCCAAGTAGAAGATCCTAAATACACGATCACTTTGGGAGTCAGGGCAAACGGCGCGTATAATATCAAGATCGTGGACTCCAAAGCATTTGCAGTGGGAGTAGTCGGTGCAAGAGGGGCTTATTCGCAAGACGAAGTGGATAATTTTCTAAGACCGATGATCGTGACTAGGCTGAGCGATTTTCTGGCAGAAGTAGTTTTAAAATCCGGTGAACCGATCACTCGATTGAACCAACATTTGGAAGAAGCTTCTTCCGCAGGAAAAACAAAGATCCAACCGGACTTCTCCAAATATGGGATAGAAGTTTTGGATTTTTTTGTTCAATCCATCAACTTCGATCAGAACGATCCGAATTTCCAAAAGATCCAAAAAGTTCTCACAGAAAAATTCGAGATCGATGCTCTAGGCGGAATGTACCAACAAAAAAGAATGTTGGATATTGGAGAAGCCGCAGCCAAGAACGAAGGCGGGAATGCCGGTGAAGGTATGTCCGCAGGTATGGGACTCGGAATGGGAATGAATATGGGTAATATGATGGCCGGGATGATGGGACAGAACAATGCCGGTGGGAATTCCAACCAGAACGATGCTGCCTCGAGACTCACAAAACTCAAAGGCATGCTGGACCAAGGCCTGATTTCCCAGGAAGAATTTGATGCCAAAAAAAAGGACATTTTAAATTCTATCTAA
- a CDS encoding SRPBCC family protein: MKAFKITIFSLVGLISVLLIVAAFASKDFQIQEEIVIEKPKQVVFDYIKILNNQTNYAKWFLLDPETEFSSKGLDGEVGFIHSWKSKNENVGIGEQEITKKIEGEYLEVQIRFEWPFASKDSAFTKLETISENKTKLINRFNGKMVYPMNLMIPIICGDLGKDMKDNMVRLKAILEK, translated from the coding sequence ATGAAGGCTTTTAAAATTACAATTTTCTCTCTCGTTGGACTTATTTCCGTATTACTTATTGTAGCGGCTTTTGCCTCAAAAGATTTTCAAATACAAGAAGAGATCGTGATCGAAAAACCGAAACAGGTAGTTTTCGATTATATTAAAATTCTAAATAACCAAACTAATTACGCTAAGTGGTTTCTGTTAGATCCTGAAACTGAGTTCTCTTCCAAAGGTTTGGATGGAGAAGTCGGTTTTATCCATTCTTGGAAAAGTAAGAACGAGAATGTGGGGATCGGAGAACAAGAGATCACGAAAAAAATAGAAGGCGAATATCTGGAAGTGCAGATCAGATTTGAATGGCCCTTTGCCTCCAAGGATTCTGCTTTTACTAAACTGGAAACTATTTCTGAAAATAAAACCAAACTCATTAATAGATTTAATGGTAAGATGGTTTATCCGATGAATCTAATGATCCCGATCATCTGCGGCGATCTGGGAAAGGATATGAAAGATAATATGGTTCGTTTGAAAGCTATATTAGAAAAGTAA
- the thrC gene encoding threonine synthase — protein MSLTFTKLKAEFRCINDSCGATYDLNDIVYECRKCGSLLQVSHDMGALKEKSGKEWKDLFDSRLGSVKFPNSSGIWNKREWVLPHVDDSEIISSGEGLSHLFNSERLTKHFGLGGLWIKQCGISHTGSFKDLGMTVLLSQVKHMLNKGVKIRAVACASSGDTSAALASYAAKAGIPAIIFLPAGKVSQAQLIQPVSNGAKVIALETDFDGCMKIVKEVTKEAGIYLANSMNSLRIEGQKTIAPEIVQQLEWKVPDWVIIPGGNLGNVSALGAGFEMAKELGLIDKLPRIVLAQAENANPLYLSYLKNFEEFNPVDAKPTLASAIQIGNPVSVQKAIRTLKKFNGIVEQASEAELSEASAKTDLFGLYNDPHTGVALAALYKLMGKGTISKGDQVVVISTAHGLKFTEFKLKFHEGKIPGTDPKLVNVIRSCKPEVGAVMDEISGFLHLKD, from the coding sequence ATGAGCCTTACCTTCACCAAGTTGAAAGCGGAATTCCGCTGTATCAACGATTCTTGCGGAGCAACTTACGATCTAAATGATATCGTATATGAATGTCGTAAATGCGGAAGCCTTCTCCAAGTTTCCCACGATATGGGAGCTCTCAAAGAAAAATCAGGTAAGGAATGGAAGGACCTATTCGATTCCAGATTAGGCTCGGTAAAATTTCCGAACAGCTCAGGTATCTGGAATAAAAGAGAATGGGTTCTTCCTCATGTGGATGACTCTGAGATCATAAGTTCAGGAGAAGGTCTTTCTCATCTATTCAATTCCGAGAGACTTACAAAACATTTCGGCCTTGGCGGTCTTTGGATCAAACAATGTGGGATCTCCCACACAGGTTCATTTAAGGATCTGGGTATGACCGTTCTTCTCTCCCAAGTAAAACATATGTTGAACAAGGGAGTTAAGATCAGAGCGGTAGCTTGCGCAAGTTCAGGAGATACTTCTGCGGCCCTAGCTTCTTACGCTGCCAAAGCCGGCATCCCTGCGATCATTTTTCTTCCTGCAGGAAAAGTTTCCCAAGCACAACTGATCCAACCTGTTTCTAACGGTGCAAAAGTAATCGCACTCGAAACAGACTTTGACGGTTGTATGAAGATCGTTAAAGAAGTTACAAAAGAAGCCGGGATTTATCTTGCAAACTCGATGAACAGTCTTCGCATCGAAGGTCAAAAAACGATCGCACCTGAGATCGTCCAGCAATTGGAATGGAAAGTCCCCGATTGGGTAATCATCCCCGGAGGAAATTTAGGGAACGTTTCCGCACTCGGAGCAGGTTTCGAGATGGCAAAAGAATTGGGACTGATTGACAAACTTCCTAGGATCGTTCTGGCCCAAGCGGAAAATGCGAATCCACTCTACCTTTCGTATCTGAAAAATTTTGAGGAATTCAACCCTGTAGACGCGAAGCCTACCCTTGCTTCTGCAATCCAAATAGGAAATCCGGTCTCCGTCCAAAAAGCGATTCGTACATTAAAAAAATTCAATGGGATCGTAGAGCAAGCAAGCGAAGCGGAACTTTCGGAAGCTTCTGCCAAGACAGATCTATTCGGATTGTACAATGACCCTCATACCGGAGTGGCACTTGCCGCTTTATACAAGCTTATGGGCAAAGGTACCATTTCCAAAGGTGATCAGGTGGTCGTAATCTCCACAGCCCACGGGCTAAAATTCACCGAATTTAAACTTAAGTTCCATGAAGGGAAAATCCCAGGAACCGACCCGAAATTGGTTAACGTTATTCGATCCTGCAAGCCGGAAGTGGGGGCTGTCATGGACGAAATCAGCGGTTTCCTACACTTGAAAGATTAA